One Bradyrhizobium zhanjiangense DNA segment encodes these proteins:
- a CDS encoding DUF2188 domain-containing protein: MSKKQLFVERRPQGDYAVRRGGSERASDVLETQREAIDRARELEPGREPLAGRPDRWRKP, translated from the coding sequence ATGAGCAAAAAGCAGCTGTTTGTGGAGCGGCGCCCGCAGGGCGACTACGCCGTGCGGCGCGGCGGCTCGGAACGCGCCAGCGATGTCCTGGAGACGCAACGGGAAGCCATCGATCGGGCTCGCGAGCTCGAGCCTGGTCGTGAGCCTCTGGCCGGGCGGCCGGACCGTTGGCGCAAGCCGTAG
- a CDS encoding DUF3892 domain-containing protein — protein sequence MADVLVTCITKPHPDSPHEHITELGNPRENWKWSRERVIASIEAKTNTFFTRDPRTGKRADIGVVRPHGRPAYVRTYADGVWNDNLLAMDQCPL from the coding sequence ATGGCCGACGTTCTTGTTACTTGTATCACCAAACCGCATCCGGACAGCCCCCATGAGCACATCACGGAGCTCGGAAATCCGCGCGAGAACTGGAAGTGGTCCCGGGAGCGGGTCATCGCCAGCATCGAGGCCAAGACCAACACCTTCTTCACGCGCGATCCGCGCACTGGCAAACGCGCGGACATCGGCGTCGTGCGGCCGCATGGTCGGCCCGCCTACGTGCGCACCTACGCCGATGGCGTCTGGAACGATAACCTGCTGGCAATGGATCAGTGCCCCCTCTGA
- a CDS encoding ImmA/IrrE family metallo-endopeptidase gives MTPAEMLLQELGVTDPGEIDLEAIAHHVGARVRYRALCGCEAHILGCNGAAVITIKNDSSPRRKRFSIAHELGHWRFHRGKTLVCRVDDYKPRDALSPEKVADSYAADLLMPRYLFQPQARGLGKLTFDMVDKLGGIFKTSLTATSIRLIDLDHVPAFVICHGPRGRKWFARAACVPRHWFPREDLDPDSFAFGVQFGRGPDDPAPRKIDADAWFDRSDASRFVVREQTVRISEDETLSLVIVEDERMLEG, from the coding sequence GTGACGCCGGCGGAAATGCTTCTCCAGGAGCTTGGCGTCACTGACCCGGGCGAGATCGACCTCGAAGCCATTGCCCACCACGTAGGCGCGCGCGTCCGATATCGCGCACTGTGTGGCTGTGAAGCCCATATTCTTGGATGCAATGGCGCCGCCGTTATTACGATCAAGAACGACAGTTCTCCGCGTCGCAAGCGATTTTCCATCGCGCATGAGCTGGGGCATTGGCGCTTTCATCGCGGTAAGACGCTCGTCTGTCGCGTCGATGACTACAAGCCGCGTGATGCGCTATCGCCGGAGAAGGTGGCAGATAGCTACGCGGCAGATCTCTTAATGCCCAGATATCTCTTTCAACCTCAGGCACGCGGCCTTGGAAAACTGACTTTTGATATGGTCGACAAGTTGGGCGGAATTTTCAAGACGAGCCTGACCGCGACATCGATTCGTCTCATCGACCTCGATCACGTGCCGGCCTTCGTTATTTGTCACGGCCCGCGTGGTCGTAAGTGGTTCGCCAGGGCGGCCTGCGTGCCGCGTCACTGGTTTCCACGTGAAGACCTCGATCCGGATAGCTTTGCCTTTGGCGTCCAGTTCGGCCGCGGTCCCGATGACCCGGCGCCTCGCAAGATTGACGCTGACGCTTGGTTTGACCGTTCCGATGCTTCCCGGTTTGTGGTGCGGGAACAAACGGTGCGTATCAGTGAGGATGAAACCCTTAGCCTGGTCATTGTCGAGGACGAGCGCATGCTCGAAGGTTAG
- a CDS encoding mobile mystery protein B, whose amino-acid sequence MTDTDLHAADDHATPLTPQEREDLIPTHITLRSELNELEQQNIATANRWAFSRRKVATRESFLKSLHRRMFERVWRWAGKFRTTERNLGVAPHLIEVSLHQVLDDARYWVENNTYPPDELAVRFHHRLVSVHPFPNGNGRWSRLAADVLVVQLGGRRFTWGGADLQTAGTTRTAYIAALQAADNHDLGPLIAFARS is encoded by the coding sequence CAGGAGCGCGAAGATCTTATCCCAACGCACATTACTTTGCGCAGCGAGTTAAACGAACTCGAGCAGCAGAACATCGCGACGGCAAACCGTTGGGCATTCAGCCGCCGGAAAGTTGCAACGCGAGAAAGTTTTCTCAAGAGCCTGCACCGGCGCATGTTCGAACGTGTCTGGCGCTGGGCTGGAAAATTCCGAACGACGGAGCGCAATCTCGGCGTCGCGCCGCATTTGATCGAAGTTTCACTGCATCAGGTACTCGACGACGCAAGGTATTGGGTCGAGAACAACACGTATCCACCGGACGAACTTGCCGTTCGCTTCCATCACCGCCTCGTATCCGTACACCCGTTTCCAAACGGCAACGGCCGCTGGTCACGATTGGCTGCTGATGTGTTGGTCGTGCAGCTTGGCGGCCGGCGCTTTACATGGGGCGGCGCCGACTTGCAGACAGCCGGTACCACGCGCACGGCCTACATTGCAGCGCTTCAGGCCGCCGACAACCATGATCTCGGGCCACTCATCGCCTTCGCACGATCATGA